A segment of the Panicum hallii strain FIL2 chromosome 1, PHallii_v3.1, whole genome shotgun sequence genome:
ATGGCGGATGCGGACGGGCGCCCGGATGACATCGTCACGGCGctgcggggcggggcggggggcgCTGCGGGTCGTGGtcggggcgcggcgcggcgcggcgcggcgtggcgtggcgAGGGCGTGCGCTCTGTGCCTCTGTGGGGCGTGGACTCGGCAGGCTTGGGGTGGGGAAGTCGCCGGGGATCGGTGACAACGCCCGCTGCGCCGGATAGTTGTGTTCCGTGATGAGCCCGGCTGCCCGCCCGCTTGCTTGTTCTGCCTCACAATGTTTCTCGAACGTGACTGAGCCATGCGCCATTTTTGAACCCAACAAGCAATAAACAACTTCTGCATGAAATTCTCTTCAAACCACATGTGTTTTTATTTGGAATATCTATGTCATAGTTACTTATTCTTTTGACGTTCTGGACTAATTCATGTCAATTTTTGTTACTTGCGGTCAAAATTTGCCATATGAAAACCATATTGCTAGATTTGGAATAATATCTCTGAACATAGCGTTTTATAGAGAGAGGTTTATAATAAGTAGGCAATTGTCGGATACGATTACCGGAATTCAACAGTATTGATGATGTTGCAACCTTTTATGTAGCTCGATACTTGCATTATTGGCTAGCCCTTTTTACATTTGTGTGGCCCTTAAACCATAAGCTAGATTATATGATCTTGATGTGAAATAAACAATGCTTTAGTTTGGATGTCTAGGTAGATTGAACTACCCTAGCAAACTTGTAGTGTTCTCCTTTTCTTCGAAACTTAGTTTGGTCCCGTAACATGCACTGTGCACTCATTTTCTTAAAATAAACTGATTTACTAGGACCAAATGTTAGCTATATCGCAAACTAAGTAACTTTAAAACAGGTGTCCGTAAGAGCACAAGTATACTCTAGTTAGAGAAAGACGCGTGAAGCTGTGAATGAGAATTTTATGCATGACGAGTGTAGCATCAAGCTGCTTACGTTGAACAAACTCCACAGGTTGTGCGTATGTTCACCGATATATCTTTGCACTTGATACTTCCTATTACTTGCCAAAGCGCGCTGGAAAATTGTGTCAATCGTCAACACTAAAATACTTTCTATTCTAGTTCAAAACAAAGAAAAATGAACTTTCATAGCGTGCGTTAGACTTTGGGCCGGGCTGGCCCATGGCATTTCTCCATCCCACCACAAAACCAAGCTCAGCACCGACCGGGTAAAATGGTACCAAgagcagcccagcccagcccacgCTGCAACTGGCGTCAGCGTGAAGCGTGAAACGGACGGTGCAATAAAGTTGGCGGTAACAGCAACCAGCCAGGCGAGCGACTGACGGACTGACGTGCTAGCACCGCCTCACTTTACAAAACCAAACCCGTGTCCGGACGCTGAGCTCCCTCTCCCCCACCGTGTCCCGCGtcctcctcccctctggccctctctctcccatcggATCCGAGACCCACGCGAAAAACCCGGGCCGGGAAAAATCGCGAGGAAAGAGAACGCCCGGAAGGGAAACACAAGCTCGGGCTCGAgacgaaaccctaaccctagctccgCCACGCCTCCCCAGCCGGAGGCTACCCCGaagaccccgccgccgccgggggacTCCGGCGGCGATGCGCCCCTTCCAGGACAAGGCGGTATGAGCGGGGAAATGGCCCGCGCCGAGGTCTCGCCCGAGGGGGCGGCCCCCGGCTTCGGGGCCGACCTGTACGCCCAGGCAACCAAGGCTCTGGCCCTGCGGACGCCGTTCGAGGGTGAAGAGGCGGCATCCAGGGTTCCCACGCTGCCCGCGAGGCTCGTGAGCTGGGCAGGGCCGGGGGACGCCCggaagaagcacaagaagattCAGCTCCCCCCGCCGGACGATGCTGCTGTCGAGCCTCCACCGCGGCCAGCTGCAAAGGTTGGCTTGTGGGAGCAGTTTGAGGCCTATTTCCGTCCAGTAACATTGGCTGATGTCGAAATGTTAAAACCAAAGCTCCCATTCGGCTACAACAACCTCGACTCATGTATGCTAATACCATTTCTGGGCAGTGGCAAGGAATTGGTAAACCAAGCCGAGACATATGACGTGGCTGTCGCTGAAACAAGCTCGTATCTGGGTGTGGGCGGTGCAGAGGTGGTCAGTAACAGAGAGCGTGGTGAGCAAAGTGTGCATCTCCTTAGCCAGAAAGAGAAAAGGGATCAAAGTGTGGATCCAGACATACATGATGTGGTCGTGCAACAGATGGTCAGTGACAAAGACCTCAGTAGGCGAAGCAGAGTGTCTGTACAACCGGGAGAACGGCCATTTGAAGTGGATCAAGCTGGGAGGAATGGCATTGTGTCAGCACAATGTGTTGAAGAGGAAGAAAGTTCACTTAATTGGTTGTTAGGAGCAACAGGCCGGTTTGTCCTCACTTCGGAGCGACCCAACAAGAAGAGAAAGCTTTTGGGTGTGGATGCTGGGTTAGAACAGCTTGTTCTGCTTCCACGCTTGGGAGCTGAGAAGTCTTCAAGCTGTGATGTTTGTTGTCTTGGAGAGAGTTCCATGGACTCCAATAGGATAGTTAACTGCAGCAACTGCAAGGTGTCGGTGCACCAGAAGTGCTATGGTTTGCGTGTTGTGCCTGATGGGCAATGGCTGTGTGCTTGGTGTACATATTTGGAGTCGAATAAAGATTCTGGCAGCACCCAATCGACGCCTTGTGTTTTATGTCCAAAGGAGAAAGGGGCTCTTAAACCTATTGAAGTGGAGCCTACTCAAAATGCAGATGTTAGCCACCTGAAATTTGTGCACTTGTTTTGTAGTCTCTGGGCGCCAGAGGTTTTTGTGGAGGACATGGAGTCAATGGAACCTGTAACTAATCTCGATAGCGTCCTAGAGAATCGAATGAAGTTGACATGCAGTATTTGCAAGATTAAGCATGGAGCATGTGTTCGATGTAGTCATGGTATGTATTTGCACCCCATGTCTCTGATTCTTCTTAAAAGAGATGGTGAATAATTGACATATATCATTCTTATGTTTATGTGCTATCGGTATTTATGAAAATACATTCTCTTGTAATTTAGGAAATGTAAAAGGTCTGTAGATGCATTAGTTTATGACTTCAGCTTTGGTTTAGGCTCTGGGTATTTTTGGTGCTTATCAACAGTCTTTCTTGATTTCAAATTCGACCTACCAATcacatgatacctcacaacttgGGCCTGCTACTCTTTTCAATTATAAATCATGCAATCCATACTGGCATGCTGCGCATAAAGGggcaatttttcaaaattagGCTTGTTACGCTGTGTGGATCATGGCATTCTGCCATCAATACCAGGCATCCAGGTCACAGCACAAAATGCTTGCTAAAATAGGTTTGCGTTTAGCCCCTTTTATATGCAAGCTTCCACATGGGGCATCGTCTTCTGAATTGCTGGCCTTGAAAACTATTCTTTTTTATATTTGCTAGGGGCATGTGATGTGAGATAATTAGTTCATTCCTTGTTCACTTTGTCGTAGTGAGTGTGATATAATTGAATTTTGTTTTGGAAAGGGAACTGGCACACACCAATCAACTCTTGGTTGTAGCAACACaacaaaatttgaattattgTGCAATATTTAGGGAGAATCTGCGATATGCCTTTCTCaacaaaatttgaattattgTGCAATATTTTGGGAGAATCTGTGATATGCCTTATATTTGAGTTTTGGTATACCTTCATATGCATCAATTTACTACGCATTATTCATCCCACCAAGAATGACACAATAATTGATATCGTGTAACCAGCCGTTCATTTCAAATCTCAATTAAGTGTTACTCTGACATTTTAAACTACTATAGAATCCATATATGCATATATATTTCAatagatatggtagaatttgCTGGTATTTTGTTTTGTGTTGATTGACTTTGTACCATGACTATCTTGAACACATTACATGAAAAATGCTTGCTTCTTTGTTGCTTATGTAGTTGCTATAGTGGATTTTTTTCCTTCTATGGCTATCTGATTTTAAGCAAGTTGGATTGCCCTTTAGCCAGCTGAGTGGACCACACAGTATTCTTAGTATTCAAAAGTTTtctgatgaaaacagcaaggcTATGATGCTATGTTTGTGCTGAATATTTTATTTTCCTGCTAAATACTGTGCTCCATTGCTCTCTGAGGAAATGCCTCTTACATGGCATTTGTCATCAGAATTCAGAAAACTAGTTCATGGAGCATGTTGTTGTTATTTAACTGGCCAACTTAATTATTTGTGTGCTCAAATCTTCTTCCAATGCTCTTCATTTGATTGTGGGAACCTTAAAATAAATTGATTCTTTCTGCAATGATGCATAATTGGTTTTGGTAAAACAAAATGTATCATACTGGATTTCAAACAATATCTTTGAACCTGATATCACAAATTTTTTGTATTAAGCATTCATAACTTGAGAAAGGAGCTCTATTGGATATTTGGCACAAGCCAGTTTCCAAGGAGCTACTCAAGATGGAAAAACCAGTGGGTTTATATCTCAACAGTTAATCGTAGGTTTTAGGATGTAAGCATGTTCAATTTCAAGCTCTTTCACAATCTTCCCCTAGTTCATGTTCTTGATACTAGCACTCAATACCTTTTACTAAGTTTCGTGTGTCTTGTAGGGACATGTCGGGCGGCTTTTCATCCTATATGCGCAAGAGAGTCAAAGCATCAAATGGAGATATGGGGAAAATCTAAACACTCTAATGTTAGACCTTTTGTTCTGATGGTTGCCACTAAACTTAAATGAGGTAAATGTGGCTcacttctctttttttttttttgcttcccTTTTGCAGGTTGAATTGAGAGCATTTTGCTCAAAGCATTCCGCAGTTGGATACACCAGCTTAGTCAAGAACAGTAACCATGCTTCTGAACAGAGTCCTACAGAATCTCGCCCAAATACTACAAACCTCATCACCGGAAAAATTCCAAAACTAAGATTCACACGCAAAAACAAGGACAAATTCATGAACAGTGAAACCAGTGCCTCTAGCTCTGGTAACCTGATCAGGGTCGAGACTATAGAGCAAGATACTTTGGCTTATACAGTTAGAAATGCAAATGCTCAACCAATTCGAAGCTGGGAAACAGATACTGGGCATCCATCTGGTGGTGGGGATCGTATGAGAAGTTCTGGTGATATTGCTGTAGTGCTTAGAAAGGTAAGTGTTACTGATGTAATGCGCAGTTAGAGCACATGAATTTACTTCCTAACTTTCACGAAACAAAAACACTAATCTCCGCACTGTTTTTGCAGCTAATTGACAGTGGAAAGGTTAGTGTTGGTGATATAGCATCTGAAGTGGGTATTTCTTCGGAATCCTTGGAAGCTGCTCTCGTGGTACTTCGTGCAGATACCTTATATATTTGCTATGTTAGCTTATTTACAAGCTATTTTGCTAAATTTCTGATTGGCAGGGTGAAACTACCACATTTTCCCATGGTTTGATGCTAAAAATTATCAAGTGGCTCCAAAATTCTGTGCATATGCATACTATTCGAGGAAATGCTCGAAAAGGGAACTCGGTGGTGCTGCAAGATAACAATTCAGATGGGTCTGATACCACAGATACCGTTGATACAAAAATTCCATTGGTCCCAGCTGATGATAAAGAACCATTTGTTGATATGTCGGATTCTGCTGTAACTGAGCCCACACTGACACGATCTAAAAGTAACAGTAAGATTCTGGAAGGAGATAATACAACATGTGCAACTGGTGTGACTATTTTACAAAATGGAAACAAGAATATGGTTAAAGAGGGGGTTGATCTTGAGTGTTCTCCTGCTAAAGAATTTGCAAAAGAATCTACTCGAGAGTTCTCCCCAATTGGCAGCAATGGTGTTTCaaaggaagaaaagggaaaatTGGTAAGAAATATGACCTATGAGCATTATGCAAGGCTTTGTTTCTTGCCTCTGAACTGGTTTTGAGCATGAAGTTTCACACTTCCACTGCATGGGTGgcattttcctttttttttgtacATTGAAATATGTTAAGACTTTTCCGGTAGAGATTtagaagtgggaagacatttgTTTTGTTGCTCCATTAGGATTACTATAAATTCCACTTGTCAGCTACCTTAAATGATTTTTTTTGGCTAAATGGCCAGTTTATTGCAATAAAAAGCTTCAGCCACTTGTGATGGAAGGCCCCCCTTCTTCCACTTCCCCAAACCCACCCACCCCAACCTCCCTGTCTCTCTGAAAGGTGTCATATTTCTTTCCATGGCATATAGTTGAGCTGACCATAGAGTGAACTGATGGCTATAAGGGCTGTTCACCATTAGCATGTCTCCCACTTTTCTGAAGTTGTAGCCCTCCGATTTACCTTGTCTGCCGAGGGATGCTGTGTTGTCATTGTTTTATGGTCCTAGCGAAGTAATCTTTCATCATGGATGCAATTTGATTCACATCCTTGTGACAGATACTGAACAACACATGTGGAAATAAAGAATTTGGTACTTCCATGGAGATGCCAAATGAAAATCGAGGTAAAATCTTCTGTGATCTATTACTTATGACTTTTTATTCTATTGATTTATCAATAATCGCTAGGTTTCTTTTTGGGTTATCTTATTTGAAATAACAAATAAAGCAAATGAATCACTCCATAATGATTTAATAGCAAAAAAGACTACCTTAGACCTGTTCATTCAAAAAAGAATCTCTGTGCATGTGCAAGTGTCGATTCATTATTCACTAATAGTGACTGGTTGAGAAGGTTACAAGATAATCTAGGTGTCAACAATGTTTGGCCGTGTGGCACCTCATTGCCCTTTCCCATTCAGGAGGAATCATCATACCAATGCTAACAGTTCTCATTTCCATGTTGGTAAATACTGCTATGTACAGGAACTATAAATATTCTGTGGCTAATAATATTTCATGATGTAAGATAGAGTTGCATGCAAGTTCCACCTTGTGACCTTGCGAGCTGTAGGTGCCTTATTTGTTGGGCTAACTCACCTCAGGGTTTTAGAGCCATGGAATTGGAATTACTGAATTTGTAATATTTCAGTTGAAGCCAAATTAAAAATAGGTGAAATTGAAGACAGTACATTTGCTCACGGTGCTTTACTTGGTTGACCGATCCACTTAACTACTGAAATTGAATTTGTAATCATGCTGCTTCAGCGTCCTCTCTACTTGCCCATGGCTGTGTTTTGGATATTAAGTTAGCTCTGATATTGTAGGTATAGTGACCATTGTTTCATTGCCCTGTAGCATTCACTGTTTCATTTTTGTGGGCTCTCTCAAATGATCAAGTACACAAGCAATTGGTGTAGTTGAAGCATTACTGATCAATCTTAGTTCTGCAACCTAGAATGAAGCCCCAAAAATTACCTCAAGTGATCAAAGCAATTGTGCATTGAACTTTCTTCAAACTTACTAATCAAAGCTAGTTTCATTGCCATGCATGTGCTTCTGCTTCTACCTGGTAGTGTACTGTCGTGCAGGTGTAAGGCCCATAACAGATATAGAATTTTCCGCATTGTGATTAATCGTAAGGAATTATTCATGACATCTTTTACGAACATGGATCACATTGATCTAACTCCTGGTCTTGTCAAGTGGAGGCCATGTGCATTATTTCCGATATTTGTTCTTATGTATTATTCTTCATTCATTTTATGGTAGTTATTCACACAATTTTGTGGGTCTTACTATTATGAGCAGGTGTACTACTTGGAAGGAAAAGTGATAATTTAATTGAGGCTGGACTTGGCTCAGACTCGAAGGAAGGAGTATCTTCACTTGATCATTATTTTTCTCAGGGTGATCATGCTAGAGATGGCGAAAATTCAATTGAAAACAGCTCTGTCACTCCTCGTGATTGTGATTCAAGCTGCTCTCATGGACAGCCATTTTTCAAGTAAGTTGCACGTGCATAAGTATAACTGATCGAATATTGGTACTTCTGCTGTTGTTTTGAACCAAAAAGGCACTGCTGGAAGCAGTTGTTCACCCCTCTCTTGATGTATGCAGCTTTGATGATTCACATTCTTATATTCATCCCTTCATTAAGAAAAAGATATCTCATCATTGGGACATTACTTTCAATCAGAACAAGGAAGCTCTGGATCATCATGGTAAGTCCTTGTTGGTTTTTCTAAGCTAAATTTCTTGGTAGAAATTTCAATTTTTGCATGTTAATGTTGCAAATAGTATTTTTGTCATGTCAATCTTTGACTGATCTCACATTTTTTATGTCAAATGTTACTAGAAGAACATTCGTGTCCTCACGAGAAACTACCTGTCGATTCCTTTGAAGAACATGAGGATGCAACAGATACAACTACATCAGATCAAGTTTTGAAAGCAAAATCCATGAGAGTTCTCGAGCATGCACCTGATGATGAAGTAGAAGGAGAGATGGTATACCTACAAGCTAGGCTGCTTGACAATGCTGTTGTTCTGAAGCACAGATGCGGTAAGAGTATTTTTCTCACTGTTTCTATTTTGTGCATCCTGTGTGCTTCAACATACACATATAAAGAATGATACAATCTTTTGACTTCATTGCCTGTATTCCAAGCTTCTCTCACCTCAATACTGTGCATGAAACTGTCCGATAAATGAAGTGGTTGATTCCTCAGTTTCTTCAATGCAGTTGTTGTTTCATTAGTTTCCTGAAATGGCTTTCTATTTGGTTCTTGCAGAAAAATTGATAGCAAAGGTTGTACAGAATCTTTCTCGTGAGCTGGATGCATTCAGTAGAAGAAAATGGGACCTTATTTTTGTGAATCAGTTTCTTCGTGATGTTAGAGAAGCTAAGAAAcgtgggagaaaagaaaagagacaTAAGGAAGCCCAAGCTGTACtagctgcagctgcagctgctgtTGCATCCTCTTCACGGAATTCAATCATGAGAAAAGATGCAAAGGAAGATGCAGCTCCTGCTAATCAAGAGGTTTTTGCTGTTTTTGGTTTGTCAATTGAGAAATTACTATGTGATGCAGATCTCATCGATCTCACCTTTTTCTTGCGTGTAGAATTCTCCAAAACTTGTTGCTGGATCTTCAAGAGTTGGGCAACGGACTAAAGATTCATTAAAGTCATCCAACAGCAAAGTACAACCAGATAACAAATTTGGCAGTTTTCATATGCCAATCTCCTCAAACGAAAATGAACTCTATTGTGATGTATGCATGCGAACTGAGACTGTCTTGAACCGAATATTCATCTGCTCCAGATGCAAGGTGCTTTGGATTTTGTTTGAGTTCTCATGTATTTTACTATACTGCGCTATTAACTCGGACCTTTTTACCAGGCTGCTGTGCACATAGATTGCTACAGAAATATGGAGAATTCTATTGGCCCCTGGAAATGTGAACTTTGTGAAGATCAAGATATTTCTTTAGAAACCTCAACTGCTAGTGATAAATCAGATTGTAATGGCAAAAAATTACACTTTGCACGGTGTGGTATGTGTCATGGCACATCAGGTGCTTTTAGAAAAACTGCAGATGGGCAGTGGGTTCATGCTTTTTGTGCTGAGGTAATTATATACGATAACCTCCTTTTATTTAATTGCCTTTCTTGTTTAAGTCCTATATTTTTTTCAAATATTTTCACAGTGGTTGTTGGACACCAAGTACGTAAGGGGACAAGAAAATCCTGTGGAAGGAATGGTACACAGCTCTATCCATTATTGTGTTTTTCTCGTAGTTTTGATCTATTAGAATTAATAGAACTTCTGCAACTGTTTTTTCTGTTAACTTAATGAGAATTTGTATCTGATTCCGATTTCTGAGTGTTGTTGTAACATGTCGTTTATACCATCTCATTTATTGGCTGCTCAACTCTATCAGGAAAGCCTTGTAGAGGGAAAAGATACTTGTTGTCTCTGCCTCCGCAAAGCTGGCATGTGCTTAAGGGTACACATCATACATTCCTGCTTATCTAATCTAGACGTAGAAAACCAAACACTGAGAATCTTGCTAAATTTTGTCTCTTCCAATATGCAGTGTAGTAGTGGGGACTGCCACATAACTTTTCATCCTACTTGTGCTAGAAACTCTGGTTTCTACATGAACACAAAAGGGTTTGGTACTACGTCACAGCACAAAGCATACTGTGCCAAACACAGCGCACAACAGAAGGAGGTAAATCTGAGTATTTTTGAGTTATAGATCTCTTGATCTGTGTGATGCTTGTTTTGCTCCTCACATGGACCAGAAGGTGCATTGTATGCTGCATGTAGTCGTGTGTTGGTATAAATGTGTAATCACTTTTCTGTCTCTTACCTTCTTTCTGGATATTTTTATGCAGGATGATGCGCAGCGATATGGACCTCAGGAGCTCAGGAACATGAAACGGATGAGGGTTAGTATTTCTTATTTACTTTATATTGTTTTCCTGTGTTTGGTAACTTTAGAGTGTTTGCTCAATTACTAAAAAAATAATGCAAATGTTACTGTAGAATGTTTTGAATGCTTCAAGTCCAAGTGTTTGAACACCTATATTTGCTGACATTCTGCTTTATTTAAATCACTCAAGAGTTATGCTCATTTCTGTTCTCCAACTATTTATACTGTTTAATATTAGCTCCAAACAAGGGCTTTGTTATGCTGTGTTTGAAATATCAATTTTCTGGTGATACAAGAGCTCATGAATCATGGTCAGTTATGTGGAGATCAGTCTGGCTGGGGTTCAGGGGTTTACTCAGCTGGTTTGGCTGGTGTTTCTTCTCAATGCATAATTGTGGGGCGGTCTTTCCCCCCATCAGTCAAGTTTTGATGTGGAGATCAGTCTGAAACTAATAAGTTATCCTTAGCTACCTTGTAAAACCATGTGGTTTGCCTGTATCTTGTTGAATTAGCTACATACATTTTCTTGGTCTACATTATACCAACACCGCAATTAATGGGGGCAAATCTCATCAGTTATTACTCGTACACATAGGTTATTTTCCTTATAAATCCTCCAGGAATGGCTGTACTCCTGTGACATGCACTTCTCCGTTTTATTTGTTTGGTTGTTTCCAAGCACCGATTTAAGATGCATATAAGGATCCTTTTAGATTCTATCCTCCCATGATTTGCAAGGAGCTAAGCTCATGGGAGACATGGCGTTTGTATGGCTTATGCAGAAAGGATTTCATACATATACCAGCACTTTCCTCGTAGATGcttttttatatatatcctgGTCAGAAGTTGCAACATGTTGCTAAACTAATCTTGGGCAAGAACAATGTAAAAGTTTGTGTGCATTGGCTAGCTAGTTTGTGCAGAGTGGTTCATGTTTCCAGTGTGTTATTTTCTTGCCATCATGATTTATTACTGTTTATTTGTTGGCTCCCACTATGGTACTCCCAATAACTGTGGAACATCCATTTGATTAGATCCGACTGAAAAAAGGTGACGAACGAGGTAATAGGTTGCCCATTATTAATATTATTTTAGAAAATAGGATAAATTAGCAAATTTAGATCTAGTTTGAAATAAATGTATAGGTGCATCCACATGTTAATCTTTTTTTACATGTGTCCTGTAATATGACGCAACATAAACAAATGTGAAATATGTACGTTTGATTGTGATGCAAATATAAGAAATGTGCCTACTAGATTAGGTTTAATTGGAACAAGAAACATATTCGAATTTGACAAAAAACATTCCCATGATTTGAGAAACGACTCGAGAAGGAAATCGTAAGATCACTACTGATCTAAGCTGAAAGCTTGATAACTTGGATGACACACGCAATGAATTCATTGATTTGCCAGGTCCGGCATATGTAGTAGTACAGGTTGGATGGTTGCCTAATCAACCGGATTACATGCCAAATTAGTTACTAGAGAAGATAGGAATGAATCTTTCTTCTGTTGACTGCAGCTGCTACGTACCCCAGGTGTTGCCCTGGTGCTGTTGCCAGACATGGCACAGCGGGCTGTGATGCATGACAGATGACGGGAATGCCTGTGATGCGGTACAGATGTACAGTAGACGTGTAGCTCTAGCCAGGCAATGAAACGTTACGGCATGTACAGAATTATAATATGGTGAAGATTAGTAAAGCAATCATCTCGAGCCAACCTGAGCTCTGCACAAATCAACGGCGCACTGAAGCGAGCCTGACGAAATCATGCAAAGGAGCAGAGCGTGTTAGTCATGCGGTCGCAGGAGCActtggaggaagaagcagagtggCTCAGTGGATGCCGACTCTTTGCGATGTTGGATGTGAGCGTGGAGACGGAAACCGGGATAGTCGGTTATTTCTCTTTTTACCTTTAGCTAATTGTTTCATCGCTTCTAAAAATCAAGGGCTCAGATTTATTTGACCTCTTACCTCCTAGGAGGTAATGGAATACCTTAAATGACCTTTGTTTGTTACTTATTACTTTTTTAGTGGTAAAttgatatacatgaatatacaTGAACTCTGTTACCAAATAGGCAGCCAAAGGGGTTACGTATACAAGGTAATGTTTGCACAAAGCACCCTACACTAGGTGGAGAACACAGCACGCAATATAATCAAACAGTGTTTATATGAATAATAGATCCAGGAGCAGGTTCAATCCTGTTGTCATCATACTCAAGTTCATTTCTGTTTTGCTATCCGCATGATTCATTCATATCGATACACTTTGCTAACTCGTGGAGCATCTAGGTGTAATTTCTGGGTGTCATTACTCAGTTACTACTTGAATTTGTTTCTTCAGAGGACGCCCCCTTCTATTTTAGTTCTTATAAGTACACATATTATCCTTTTGCAGGTTGAATTGGAAAAATTGCGCCTCTTATGTGAGAGGGTAATTAAGAGAGAGAAGGTGAAGGTATGTATAGATGGAAATTTTTGTGCTTATATGATGCTAAAAGTTGAGATATGAGTATATGACAGTCATGCTTGAATTAGAAATACACAATGGGGCATAGTGTATTcattaccccccccccccctcggcAACCCCCCAACTGATTTGTTTCACTCAACTGTTGCAACCTTCTCCTTGTTAAGACCAGAGAATGGAATAACTATCAACCACCCTTTGAATAATTACAGGTGCTTAGGCTAATTAGGGGGAGTTAAGGAATAAGTGCATGGGGTAATTAGGGGGAGTTAAGGAATAAGTGCATGGGGTGGATGGAGGTTTGGGACACTTCTTGGCCTTGGACAGAGGGAAGTCATAGTATCCTCCACGGTGCCCCAATTTAGTTTCATAACAAACCCAGCTGTTGACAGCCTGACAGGCTGACACCAGTACGGCATTGCGCCGGCACCTAATAGCTGACATCTTAGATCTTTGTGAAGTTCGCAATATCATTTTTTTTAGATACAGGGCCTTAGTCCCTACCTTTTCTGAAGGTTTGTGTGGGAGCTGGGGTTAACCAGCTCCATTCCTTGGAGCTTAAGCAGCTGGACCAATGCAGCTCCACAAGTTTGCAATATCTGGTTCATGCGACTTCCTCTTTTTCTTATGTTGCAGTTGCAATCTTTGTTCAAAATAAACGTAACTGTTTACTGGGTCAGTTTGACTTGTACGTACTTCATTTATAGATATATACAGTAAAACAGACAGGTTTTTATGTTATGATAAGGGAAGTGGTTGTGAGTGTGTTGTTTCCTGTGCTCGGTGATTCAGATTCTGGAAAGCAAAACTATTGATAATTGATAATCTGAACTTAAAACTG
Coding sequences within it:
- the LOC112879074 gene encoding uncharacterized protein LOC112879074 isoform X4, translated to MSGEMARAEVSPEGAAPGFGADLYAQATKALALRTPFEGEEAASRVPTLPARLVSWAGPGDARKKHKKIQLPPPDDAAVEPPPRPAAKVGLWEQFEAYFRPVTLADVEMLKPKLPFGYNNLDSCMLIPFLGSGKELVNQAETYDVAVAETSSYLGVGGAEVVSNRERGEQSVHLLSQKEKRDQSVDPDIHDVVVQQMVSDKDLSRRSRVSVQPGERPFEVDQAGRNGIVSAQCVEEEESSLNWLLGATGRFVLTSERPNKKRKLLGVDAGLEQLVLLPRLGAEKSSSCDVCCLGESSMDSNRIVNCSNCKVSVHQKCYGLRVVPDGQWLCAWCTYLESNKDSGSTQSTPCVLCPKEKGALKPIEVEPTQNADVSHLKFVHLFCSLWAPEVFVEDMESMEPVTNLDSVLENRMKLTCSICKIKHGACVRCSHGTCRAAFHPICARESKHQMEIWGKSKHSNVELRAFCSKHSAVGYTSLVKNSNHASEQSPTESRPNTTNLITGKIPKLRFTRKNKDKFMNSETSASSSGNLIRVETIEQDTLAYTVRNANAQPIRSWETDTGHPSGGGDRMRSSGDIAVVLRKLIDSGKVSVGDIASEVGISSESLEAALVGETTTFSHGLMLKIIKWLQNSVHMHTIRGNARKGNSVVLQDNNSDGSDTTDTVDTKIPLVPADDKEPFVDMSDSAVTEPTLTRSKSNSKILEGDNTTCATGVTILQNGNKNMVKEGVDLECSPAKEFAKESTREFSPIGSNGVSKEEKGKLILNNTCGNKEFGTSMEMPNENRGVLLGRKSDNLIEAGLGSDSKEGVSSLDHYFSQGDHARDGENSIENSSVTPRDCDSSCSHGQPFFNFDDSHSYIHPFIKKKISHHWDITFNQNKEALDHHEEHSCPHEKLPVDSFEEHEDATDTTTSDQVLKAKSMRVLEHAPDDEVEGEMVYLQARLLDNAVVLKHRCEKLIAKVVQNLSRELDAFSRRKWDLIFVNQFLRDVREAKKRGRKEKRHKEAQAVLAAAAAAVASSSRNSIMRKDAKEDAAPANQENSPKLVAGSSRVGQRTKDSLKSSNSKVQPDNKFGSFHMPISSNENELYCDVCMRTETVLNRIFICSRCKAAVHIDCYRNMENSIGPWKCELCEDQDISLETSTASDKSDCNGKKLHFARCGMCHGTSGAFRKTADGQWVHAFCAEWLLDTKYVRGQENPVEGMESLVEGKDTCCLCLRKAGMCLRCSSGDCHITFHPTCARNSGFYMNTKGFGTTSQHKAYCAKHSAQQKEDDAQRYGPQELRNMKRMRVELEKLRLLCERVIKREKVKVLRLIRGS